ATTGAAATAATCAGCAAGACCTACTACAGAATCTTTTGCCAAGTAAATTGACTCTGTCTTTTTATCAGCAGCATGCTTAAGACCTGTTACGAAGTCTTTAGCTGTTACTTCTGCATACTCTTCACCATCTGAAGTGTACCATTTAACTCCCTTACGAAGTTTGTAAGTATAAGTCAAACCATCAGCTGAAACAGTCCAGTCCTTGGCAATAGAAGGTACCAAGTTACCATATTTATCGTTTTCCAAAAGGCCATCGACACCATTTGTCACAGCATCAGTCGTTGAACCTTTATTGGAAATAAGGTAGTCCAATGTTTCAGGATCGGCAGTATAAATATAGTTATAAGTATTTCTTGAAGTGTTTGATTTTGACGAACAAGCCACTAAAACCCCAACACTAAGAAGCGACACGCCCGCAAGGGCCAACCATTTACTTTTTTTCATAAGCATTCTCCAAAAAATCTTTTTTTATGTACCAACATTATACCATAAAAAATAAGATGAGTACAATTTTCAGAATATTTTGTCTTATGCTGGCTTTCTCACAATTATACTCCTTATGAACACTAGGAATTAGCCCTTTTTTGACAAAAGGAAAAGGCAAACTGCCTTTTCCTCAAGATTATTAATTAACGTGTTTCTCAAGATCTTTTTGAGCTTTTTCGTTAGATGCTTTCTTTTCTTTAAGCCATTTTTCACGACTTTGTTCATATTCTTTCTTAGTGACTACTTTTTCTTGTGGTTTCACATATTTGAAGTAGTCTGATGAGTTCTTATCACCCACCTGCATGCTAGCACCCGTAAATGGTGTCAAACGTGAGATAACTGGTGCTGCACCGTTACCAACAGTCAATGGAATGACAAGAGAGCTATCTTCCAACCAAGCTTGAGCTTGAGCATAACGGTCGTAACGAGCGTTGAGGTCTGTTGTTTCTGAAGCTGCTGAATCAAGCAAGGCATCATAATCTTTAAGACCTACTTGGGCTGCTGCTGCATTGTTTGGATCATCATATCCCATGAAAGTCTTGGTATTTTCACTTGATGTTGTTTTGAAGATATCAAGATAAGTTGATGGATCTTGATAGTCTGGACCCCAAACCACACCGTTAGAAATATCCCAGTCTTCTGCTGCAGCATTTGCCGCATTAAGAGTCGCATTTTGCATGTCATCAGATGACAATTGGTTAACATCGATAACCACATTATCGCTACCCAATGATTGTTCAATGGTTTGTTTCAAAGATTGGGCCTGAGCAACATGGATTTTAGAACTTTGGTCAACAGGAAGGTCCAAGTGAATTGGGAATTGTACCCCTTCTCCTTGAAGAGCCTCTTTGGCTTTGGCAAACTCAGTCTTAGCTTTTTCAGCATTGTAGAGGCCATCTTGACCATCAGTAAAGTTTACACCTGACCATTCATCACCATAAGAGGATATTTTCTCTGTTACAAGATCTCCAAAGGTCTTATCACCTGCACTGACAAAATCAGAAGGAACAAAGAGGTTACGTAGAGCTAGAGCTGCACCATCTTTACCATTCATTTGTGATTGATAAGCCGTACGATCAATTGCGAAGTTGATTGATTGACGGAAGTCTTTGTTTAGAAGAGCCTTCTTAGTTGATGTCTTTTCAGCATCCGTCTTCTTGGCTGAGAATTTATAGCTTTGGCGGTCAATATTAACACCAATGGCTGATGTAGACGCACCTGCTGCAGTGTAATAAATGTTATCTTTATATTTCTTCTCTACAGAAGAATAGTTAGAGCTCGTTGGGTAGACACGAGCCAAACTATAGGCACCATCCGTGAAACCACGTTCTAGAGCCTCTTGATCCGAACCGTCATAATATGACAATTTGATGGCATCAAAGTGTACATTCTTCTTGTCCCAATAATTTTCATTCTTAGTCAACTCAATAGATGATTTAGCTGTCAAAGATTTGAGAAGGAAAGGACCATTATAGAGGATAGATGTTGGGTCTGTTGACTTACCAAAATCTTTTCCTTTGTTCTTAAGAAAGTCTTCGTTAACTGGGAAGAGCAAGCCATAAGTTGTTTTAGAATTCCAGTATGGCTCAGGTTTTTTAAGTGTGTATTGCAATGTATAATCGTCGATTGCTTTAACGCCTACATTTGAGAAATCTTTATTGGCACCAGAGAGGTAGTCAGACAAGCCAGCAATAGAATCTTGCACCAAGTAAAGAGCTCCAGACTTGCCATCAGCCGCATGCTTAAGACCAGTCACAAAGTCCTTAGCAGTCACATCAGCATACTCTTCACCATCAGAAGTATACCATTTAACTCCCTTACGGATTTTATAAGTATAAGTCAGACCATCTTGAGAGACAGACCAATCTTCAGCTACTGAAGGGACAAGATTTCCATATTTATCTGCTTCCATAAGACCATCTACACCGTTTGTCACAGCTGTCTTAGTAGGTCCTGTATTTGAAGTGATGTAATCCAATGATTCTGGATCTGAATTATAAACATAACCATAAGTCGTTCCACTAGTACCTGACTTAGAAGAACAAGCCGCTAAGGCACCTACACTGAGGAGTGCCACACCCGCAAGGGCTAACCATTTGCTTTTTTTCATAAGATTTCTCCAAAAAATAAAATTTTACTCTTTCATTATAGCATAAATAATCAAGAAAAACAGTCGTTGTCAGACAATTTTGCACAAGCATTTTACATGATAAAACACGATAAACTCAATAATCCCTTGTATTTCCTAGATTTCTAGCCACTTCAATCAATTTATTTTTAATCACCAGTCATGCATAAAACAAAAAGGCCTAACCCCTTGGTTAAACCTCTGTTTCTAAGTTAAAATTAGCCATTAAGAGCTTGAGCAGCTGTGATAATAGCTAAATTATAAATGTCTTCAGCACTAGCACCACGAGAAAGATCGTTTACTGGTTTATTAAGACCTTGTAAGATTGGTCCGATAGCTTCGAACATTCCCAAACGTTGAGCAATCTTATATCCAATGTTACCTGCTTGCAAGCCAGGGAAAACAAAGACATTAGCATGTCCTGCTACGTCACTATCTGGAGCCTTAATAGCCGCTGTTGCTGGAACAAATGCTGCATCGAACTGCAACTCCCCATCAATAGCCAAGTCAGGACGCATTTCTTTAGCAATATTTGTTGCTTGAACAACCCTGTCAACTTTTGGCGATTTAGCAGAACCTTTTGTTGAGAAGCTAAGCATGGCCACTTTAGGATCAATACCAAAAACTTTAGCTGTTTCGGCAGTATTAATTGCAATTTCTGCCAATTCTTGAGCATTTGGTTCAATGTTGATGGCACAGTCAGCAAACATCAAGCGATGATCGGTATTTTCACGGTTCATAAGGAAGACACCTGATGTACGAGAAATACCAGGTTTTGTTTTGATAATTTGAAGGGCCGGACGTACCGTATCCGCTGTTGAGTGAATAGCACCTGAAACCATCCCATCAGCAAGACCAAGTTTAACTAGCATAACACCGAAATAGTTGACATCATGAAGCAACTTTTCCGCATCTTCCATTGTCGCTTTCCCTTTACGGATTTCAACAAATTTTTCCTTCATTTCCTCGAAATCTTCATAGGTTTCAGGATTAACAATTGTATAGTTAAAGTCTGCAAAACCAAGATCGTTCAAGATTTTGTGAACCTCTGCTGGGTCTCCCAAAATAATAGGATCAACCAATCCTTCAAATTTCAAACGGGCTGCTGCACGAACCACACGGTCGTCGTTACCCTCAGGGAAAACAATCTTAACACCTTTCCCTGAAATATGTTCACGAAGTTCACCAAATAGACTACGCATAAAAAAATTCCTCAATCAATCTTTTTTAGTTTGTAAATTCATGATAACGATTTCAAAATCATCTGTCAAGGAAGATGCATGGACCATCTCTTTTTTGGTGAAAGGATCAACAAATGCAAGACGGTGACAATGCAAGGCCTGGCGCTCAATACCATAGTCTAGAGAACCACCATAAAGATCATCTCCCAAAAGGGGAAGGCCTAAGTGGGCAAAGTGGACGCGAATCTGGTGAGTACGCCCAGTATGCAAATTGATATCAACCAGTTTAACCCTACCATAATCACCTACCAAACGATAACTAGTGTGGGCATATTTCCCCGACTTATGGACTCGACGTGTGATAATGGAATCCTCATCACGCGCAATCGGTGCAATTATTTCACCCTGCTTCTCAAGTTTGGTGTCACCTTCAACCAAGGCATAGTAATGTTTCTTGATAGACTTCTGTTGTAACTGTTTATCCATACGAGCATGGGCGTAACCATGCTTAGCAAACAGCATGAGACCAGAGGTGTCCTTATCCAAACGTGTCACAATATGCACACGCTGGTTGGGATAATTATTGCTGACAAAATGATGTTTGACAAAATTAGCCATGGTATTATCGTGGTTAACACTTGGAATACTAGCATAGCCATAGGGTTTATTAATCACCAAGAAGTTATCATCCTCATAGACGATATCCAAGTCAAAAGGAATTGGCTTCAAGGTTTCATGCGGTGCCTCGTCAGGGATTTCAATGGCAACCACATCTCCTTCATGGACAGGATAAGTCGCAAACTGCTCCTCGCCATTGACCCAAATATGACCACCTTCAAACTTAATCTTGGCCAGAAGTCCTTTTGAAATATCGTGCTCCTTCAAAAAGGTCTTGACACGACAAGAACGCCCTACTGTAAACTCATATCTCATTCTTCCATGTCTCCAATAAAGGAATCACGTACACGTTCCCAGAAACTTGTATGGCTGGCACTAGCCACAAAGGAAATCTTACGTTGGTCAATTGAGAATTCTACCTTTTTCACATTACGGTTGGTATAGGTTTTATTATCAACGGATAGAGTGTAGCTTCCCATTCGGGTAGGATAAACCGTAATCTTCTCATGTTTAGGCACAATAAGGGGACTGCCTAGCGTACGATACACACGATTATTAAGACTGGCAATCTCTGTCAGTTGCAAGGCTTCAATGGTAGGATGAAGGACCGCACCACCCAAAGATTTATTGTAGGCCGTTGATCCTGTAGGCGTTGACACCGACAACCCATCTCCACGAAAACTCTCAAACAAGACATCATTAAGGCAAACATCTGCTGCCATGGTTTTCTCATTACGCTTGATGGCTGCTTCATTAAGGGCAATCGACGTAAAAGAACGACCATCAGCCAGGGTCAATTTGACATTCAAAAGAGGGTAAGAAATCTTTGCACCACTATCTTTTCGAAGCGTCTCGATTAATTGATCCACTTCACTGTCCAAATAATCCGTATAAAAGCCTAAATGACCCGTGTGAATCCCTACAAAACGCACACGCGCAAGCTCTTTTTCATACATATGAAAGGCCGATAGCAACATGCCATCACCACCAATT
Above is a window of Streptococcus salivarius DNA encoding:
- a CDS encoding peptide ABC transporter substrate-binding protein, translated to MKKSKWLALAGVALLSVGALAACSSKSGTSGTTYGYVYNSDPESLDYITSNTGPTKTAVTNGVDGLMEADKYGNLVPSVAEDWSVSQDGLTYTYKIRKGVKWYTSDGEEYADVTAKDFVTGLKHAADGKSGALYLVQDSIAGLSDYLSGANKDFSNVGVKAIDDYTLQYTLKKPEPYWNSKTTYGLLFPVNEDFLKNKGKDFGKSTDPTSILYNGPFLLKSLTAKSSIELTKNENYWDKKNVHFDAIKLSYYDGSDQEALERGFTDGAYSLARVYPTSSNYSSVEKKYKDNIYYTAAGASTSAIGVNIDRQSYKFSAKKTDAEKTSTKKALLNKDFRQSINFAIDRTAYQSQMNGKDGAALALRNLFVPSDFVSAGDKTFGDLVTEKISSYGDEWSGVNFTDGQDGLYNAEKAKTEFAKAKEALQGEGVQFPIHLDLPVDQSSKIHVAQAQSLKQTIEQSLGSDNVVIDVNQLSSDDMQNATLNAANAAAEDWDISNGVVWGPDYQDPSTYLDIFKTTSSENTKTFMGYDDPNNAAAAQVGLKDYDALLDSAASETTDLNARYDRYAQAQAWLEDSSLVIPLTVGNGAAPVISRLTPFTGASMQVGDKNSSDYFKYVKPQEKVVTKKEYEQSREKWLKEKKASNEKAQKDLEKHVN
- a CDS encoding NAD kinase — encoded protein: MTQMKTSSDEMKVAIIANGKPQSRRVASKLFNAFRDDPDFYLTKKNPDVVISIGGDGMLLSAFHMYEKELARVRFVGIHTGHLGFYTDYLDSEVDQLIETLRKDSGAKISYPLLNVKLTLADGRSFTSIALNEAAIKRNEKTMAADVCLNDVLFESFRGDGLSVSTPTGSTAYNKSLGGAVLHPTIEALQLTEIASLNNRVYRTLGSPLIVPKHEKITVYPTRMGSYTLSVDNKTYTNRNVKKVEFSIDQRKISFVASASHTSFWERVRDSFIGDMEE
- a CDS encoding RluA family pseudouridine synthase, with translation MRYEFTVGRSCRVKTFLKEHDISKGLLAKIKFEGGHIWVNGEEQFATYPVHEGDVVAIEIPDEAPHETLKPIPFDLDIVYEDDNFLVINKPYGYASIPSVNHDNTMANFVKHHFVSNNYPNQRVHIVTRLDKDTSGLMLFAKHGYAHARMDKQLQQKSIKKHYYALVEGDTKLEKQGEIIAPIARDEDSIITRRVHKSGKYAHTSYRLVGDYGRVKLVDINLHTGRTHQIRVHFAHLGLPLLGDDLYGGSLDYGIERQALHCHRLAFVDPFTKKEMVHASSLTDDFEIVIMNLQTKKD
- the pta gene encoding phosphate acetyltransferase, which translates into the protein MRSLFGELREHISGKGVKIVFPEGNDDRVVRAAARLKFEGLVDPIILGDPAEVHKILNDLGFADFNYTIVNPETYEDFEEMKEKFVEIRKGKATMEDAEKLLHDVNYFGVMLVKLGLADGMVSGAIHSTADTVRPALQIIKTKPGISRTSGVFLMNRENTDHRLMFADCAINIEPNAQELAEIAINTAETAKVFGIDPKVAMLSFSTKGSAKSPKVDRVVQATNIAKEMRPDLAIDGELQFDAAFVPATAAIKAPDSDVAGHANVFVFPGLQAGNIGYKIAQRLGMFEAIGPILQGLNKPVNDLSRGASAEDIYNLAIITAAQALNG